Genomic DNA from Vanrija pseudolonga chromosome 3, complete sequence:
CTACTACCCGTCCCGAGACCATGCTCGGTGAtaccgccgtcgctgtccaccccgacgacgagaggtACAAGCACCTCCACGGCAAGTTTGTCATTCACCCCTTCAACGGCCGCCGTATCCCCATCGTTACCGACGGCATCAccgtcgaccccgagttTGGTACCGGTGCCGTCAAGATCACCCCTGCGCACGACCCCAATGACTTTGAGTGTGCCCAGCGCAACAACCTCGAGTTCATCTCGCTCATGAACGACGACGGTACCTACAACGAGAACGCTGCTCCCTTCCAGGGCATGAAGCGCTTCCACGTCCGTAACGCCGTcatcgaggagctcaagaagaaggGTCTCTACGTCGGCCAGGCCGACAACGAGATGCAGATCCCCATCTGCTCGCGTTCCGGCGACGTTGTCGAGTCGATCATGAAGCCCCAGTGGTGGATCAGCTGCAAGCCcatggccgaggaggtcctcaagcgcaccgccgccggcgagctcgagatcaAGCCCAAGTCGATCGCCAACGACTGGACCCGCTGGATGGAGAACATGCAGGACTGGTGTATCTCGCGTCAGCTCTGGTGGGGCCACCGCTGCCCTGCCTACATCCAGAAGTTTGACGGCGAGTTTGCCGACGTGAGTTGAAAACATTTTTGCGGTATGCTAACCCACAGACTGCCGACGAGAAGAACTGGATTGTCGCCAAGAACCTCGAGGAGGCCCAGGTTGAGGCTGAGAAGCGCGCCAACGGCCGCAAGTACACTCTTgagcaggacgaggacgttCTCGACACCTGGTTCTCGTCTGGTCTCTGGCCCTTCTCCACCATGGGCTGGCCTAACCAGACTGACGACCTGAAGCACTTCTACCCCAACTCCATCCTCGAGACCGGATGGGACATTCTCTTCTTCTGGGTCGCCCGCATGGCCTTCTTCGGCAACCAGCTCACTGGCCAGATGCCCTTCAAGGAGGTCTACTGCCACCCCATGGTCCGTGACGCCTGGGGACGCAAGATGTCCAAGTCGACTGGCAACGTCATCGACCCTCTTGATGTCATCACCGGCCAGACCCTGCAGAAGCTGCACGCCGACCTCCGTCTCGGAAACCTGCCCGAGAAGGAGATTcagaaggccgaggacggACAGAAGAAGCTCTTCCCCAAGGGTATTCCTCAGTGTGGTACCGACGCCCTCCGCTTCACCCTCTGCAACTACACCTCGGGTGGTCGTGATATCAACCTTGAGATTGGCCGTGTTGAGGGCTACCGCAAGTTCTGCAACAAGCTCTGGAACGCCACCAAGTTTGCCCTCttccgtctcggcctcgttgacctcgagggcaagcgcCTCAAGAGCACCTTCACCCCCAACCCCTCGCACAAGCCTACTGGCAAGGAGAGCATTGCTGAGAAGTGGCTCCTGCAGCGCCTCAACACTGCGACCGTCAACGTCAACAAGGCTCTTGAGAACCGTGACTTCTCGGACGCCACCAACTACGCCTACCGATTCTTCCTCAACGACCTCTGTGACGTCTTCATTGAGGCCACCAAGCCCCTCTTCGAGGCCAACGAGGACACCCCTGAGAAGATCTCGGCCCAGAACACCCTCTACACTGCCGTTGAGAACGGTCTCAAGCTCCTCCACCCCTTCATGCCCTACGTCACAGAGGACATGTGGCAGCGTCTgccccgccgtgccggcgacgacacgccctCCATCATGGTCGCTTCGTTCCCTGAGGAGGTTGCCGAGTACAACTTccccgaggctgaggctgacTTTGACCTCGTCAACGAGGTCATCCGTGCCGCTCGTTCGGTCACTGGTCTCTACAACCTTCCCACAAACGGCAAGACCCTTGAGGACAAGATCACTGGTGGGTAATGACGATGTGGCGCAACTGTATGTGGCAATGCTAACTTACGTAACAGTCATCGTCCAGGCTAAGAAGCCTGAGCAGAAGGAGATGTTCAAGACTCAGGCGCCCATCATCGTCGCGTTGACAAAGGGTGCCGGCCAGGCATTGTTTGTCACCGAGGACTCGGAGGTCCCCCACGGATGCGGTACCGAGACTGTCACTGCCGACGTCAACGTCCACATCCCCGTCCagggcaaggtcgacgccgctgccgaggtcTCCAAGCTTGAGAAGAAGCAGGCCTTTGCCGAGCAGGGCCGCGAAAAGATCCTCAAGCTCACTCAGCAGTCCAACTACGAGACTGCTGTCCGCGAGGAGGTCCGGGCGCAAAACGCGGAGAAGGTGGGTTCAGGCGGCCAAGGGTGTGGCAGCAGCATGCTGACTTGTTCAGatcgagaagctcgagtcAGAGATCGAGGCCCTCCGTCTTGGTATCGAGCGCTTCAAGACGCTCCTGTAGGCGTAGATCGAGGTAGTGAGAAGCGCATGTTATTCATTTGTTCAGCCATGGCGGTTTTCCCGTGATTTTTCGTGTGTTTTCCGGCTATTTTCTGCCCGACCTGTGGTTGCCGGCGCCTCCTCCACTCCACCCAATCGAGATCAGCGATCGTGACATTTGTGGGAATTGAAAGGATGAGCGTTCCGCGGAATCAGCCGCTTGCAAAGGCCAAGGCTTGGGTCCTTGGCCTTTGCCGTTGGCCGCCGATGGTGCGTGAGAAACTACAAgaggcgcgagcgcgcgcgcgggccaaGAGTCGGCCGTGGTTCGTCGCCTAGTTATTGACGAGGGGCCGAGCGGTGTGCGGCAGTGTGCAAAGGCCGCTTGTTGTGTTCTCAGTGTCGACGCAACGCAGTAAGTGATACGAGTCGGTTGTTATGGGAATGGGGTTTGTCGGCGTTAACATGGTCGATCTCCCCCTGACACACCCTCGTCGCGTAAGAAGAATATGCATGATGCACTACCGCTTACAGCTACGACAGTGCTATGATATGGGCATGtgggatgggtgggtggtctCGACAagaggatgaggatgggagggaggtggtggtggaaaTGGACAGTGTGTGGAAAATGCAGATGGGTGAGTCGTTTTCTCGATGGTCCGTGGGTTGGGTTTTTTTGGGTTGGTTTGGTTTGGGTTCGTAAgtgggacgacgacttgcGTCGACCCGTGCTGCTTGTGTGCGCTGGCGGTGTGCGCTTGCGCCTTGTGCTACTTCTTGTCTCTCTCGCCTCTTTGCTTCTTGACATGCAGGGATGTGAATGCGGGCATGCTGATGTGTTCTTGGGTTGTTGGTTGGGTCTTGGGTGATCTAGGGATCTATAGTGGGTTGTGGTGAATGTGTtgggggtgtgggtggggtgggttggTTGCAGGCGGCTTGtgcagcggcgccgaaggTGACTGACTGAGGTTCGTTGCCTCCTCTCGCCTAAGACAACCAGCGACCGccctggtgctggtgctgcggACGGACGGCGCAGAAGAGCGGACCAGTGGCAACGGGCTGGGCAGTGGCACGACGGTCTGGGGTGGTCATCTGGGCAGCGAGCTGGAGAGCGTGGTGGGcaggctggtggtggtggtagggTGCGTGACGGTGGGCGGAGAGGGTGGACATGGTCGGTGCTGGGCCCGGGCCTGGAGTCTGGACCGGAGAGGCAGCGACCGAGGACGCAGCAGAAGGACCGACCGAGAGGCCTGGGGTCATCATGCCAGCCATGCCAGGGTAGAGAGAACCCGACGAAGCAGCaagtgcggcggcggcagcggcggcggcggtcgcgacgccgggacggcgagcggagcgggAACGGCCGACTTCGATGACGGAGAGGAGCGCGGGGTGCTGCTGACGGACGTGGTTGACCATCTTGTTCTGCTGGCCGTACGCCTTGCCGCAGTTTGGCGCAGGGCACGCGTAGGGACGCTCACCACGGTGGGACCTGATGTGTCGCTGCAGGTCGGCATTGGAGCGGAAGGTGCGGGTAGCACGAGCACAACCGTCATAGGGGCAGAGATGGACTTTCTTCACTTTGGGGagggggctgctgctgttgttgttgtagTGGGCAGCGGCAACAGTAACAGCAGACGTGGTCGATAGCCTTGCacgctcggcagcagcgacatCAGCCGAGTGAGAAaaggacgagcgcgagctgcaaCGCGAGGTTGAGCGAGGGGCCGGAGTGCTCGTCACGGTCGGGCACATGGTGAGACCAGGGGTAGGAGAGTACTGGAAGCCCGAGGGTGATGCGTAGCCTGCACTCGCGGTGTGAGGCGAGCCAGTAGGGGTGAACGTCTGCTCTGGGGTGACCTGAAGCTGGAgggcgttggcgtcggcacTAGCCGCGGGCATGAGCTGGGCCGATGACGAAGGCTGCggctgaggctgaggctgcAGCGGGTGGTGCTGGGCCGCCGTAGGAATAGGGGCCAGAGTTGCAAGACCAGTGTCAAAGGCGACTGGGGCAGGCAGTGATGGCGAGGGAAACTTGAAGTCGAAGAGAGCCTCGATCGAGTCGTCGCCAGTGAAATGGTGCTGAGTGTTGGAAGAGGGAGCACTAGCAAAGGTTGCAAAGTCAAAGTTGAAGTCTTCCGCGACAAACTTTGGGTTGGCCGAGGCTTTAGCAGTGTTGGACGAGACccacgacgcggtcgcgtCAAACAGgcccgtgccgtcgtcgtcaaacgcAGGGAGGAGGGACATGGCTGCggttgggtggtggtggggtagGGTGGGTGTGTAGAGAGAGGCGTGTGTGtaggagggagggaggagggtggtggtggtggtgtgtgtcgCGTCGCTGAtctgtgtgcgtgtgtgtgtgtgtgtgtgtcgacGATAAAGttttggtggtggtggtggtgggttgtgggCTTGAAGCGAAGGGCTCGAGACCACGACCCGGGAGACGACGAGtagacgaggacgacgacgagttacggtggggtgggtgagtgggtgaggGAAATTGTCGACGGGCCAGTTGGAGCAGAGTGTCGGAAGGTGTAGGTGTTGTAGGTAGGTGGTAGGTGTCACGGGTCTAAATTTTGGTAGGAACTCTAGCGAGGTAGGGAGGTgaaggggggagggagggagggaggggggtgtAGCAAGAGTGTGTCGGGGGGGCAACGGAGAGCACGCTGTGTTTTTATATGATGACgacgggggtggtggggggcggGCTTGCCTTGGGCTTTGGAGGGAACAAGGCCGCGGTGTCTCTGCGTATCGATATCAGAGAAGAATGGGTGTGTCGTCGGTGTGATGGGTGTAGGAGgcgtgctggctggctggacgGGGTCACTGCGCCCAGCGGCTCaaagctgctgctggccatcGAAACTGTTCAACTTTTGACACCCTGAATGACCTGGGGTCTCCACAATCGGAACGACCTCGGAGTGGACAAGGTGGACTGTTGTACGCGCTAGCGAGACAATGCATCGGCCAGAGGTGCAGAGTGGGAACAACAACGACATGTTGCATGCGTGCAAGCAAGCATGCACACAGCGCAGATCAGCCCAATGTGCATGTGTgcatgcacacacacacacacacacacacacggcgACAATGAAAATGAAAAGGCGACAAGGTGTACAGTGTTGTATCccctccctcgcccgcctcgagcgtcgcgcgcccgcccacccgcgaAGGTCACGACGTGTctgtgcgcgtgcgccgcgctcgccgtgcctcacaacgacaaggacgacgacgacaacaacagtGTACCTGTACCTACGTCGTTGTGCTTACTCCGTCGGGTCGGTCGTCTGGCTATTGCTGGCTGACGCTCGGGCATGGCGCATGGTAATGCATGCTCAGGCCGCGGCGTAGGAAGGCTTCCGTGACACTGGCAGGGAGTGAGTGACGGCCATCGCTCTGCATGACATGACGCGAGCCAGTGTGCGCTGCTCTGCATATTCCAAGGCCGCCGGACCGCGGCGATAGAGCGCCAACAACTCCGGCCACGTAGCCGCCGGGTGTGGCTCCTAGCCGCGGACAATACTAATACAACTGCCTGCTGCGATCGATCGACTCTCTCTctgcggtgctggtggctgTGTGCCCaaaggaggcggcggcggcggcgccaagcgGCCAAAGGATGTCAAAGGAGGTGTGCTCTGGCTGGTGCCAGAAGAGGCGTTGAAGGCGGCGTATGGCGTTGGCTGGCGTTGCTGGTGCTCACGCTACGCTGCATCTGACGTGGGTACTGCTACCATTGCCAAGCGGCCCAAGCTCGCGCCGgtgcctgcgccgcgcccgccctGCTGATCGGTGAGCACAGCGCACAGGGCGCGAGCCGAGCGCTGATCTGATCGCGGACAAGTCGTCGcagtgtgcgtgtgtgcgcgtACTTGCACAAGGCAGAGGTTgtgccgcgtcgtcgtgcattGTCGCGACGCGAGCTCTGTGTGTGCATTGCATCGGGTGTGCGTGGACAGTGCTGCACGTCGGGCTGCGTGCAAACCCGTCCGTTGTTCCCAGTGTCTCCCTCCAGCCAtacgccagccagccagccagcctgcgcgccgccgccgccacaggcGTGACGGCCAGCCATCGCGTAACGGCCATCCCAGCAAATGTAACGTAAGTGTTACCTCGTCCCACCGGCCAGCGCCGTAACTTGGCCATGGCGTGCTGTCGCTCGCTCAGTGGCAGGTGGCACGGTTATGTGGCGACGGAAGAGGTTGGttcggggcggcgcggcgggcgcagcgcgagaAGACTACGTTTTCGGCCCGGAACGCGTCGTATGCACCGCACATGTACGGGGCACGGCGGAACGCGACGAGCtacgagcagcagcagcgcgacgcgggccGGCACGCGGTACATACGCGGtcggtcgcggtcgcggtcgcggtaGTGCTCGCTCCGTCCATGTCGAGTCACGTCGatccccgcgcgcgcgcgcgctgggtaCAGCACAGTGGCAACAACGGCTACGTCGCGCACAGCACGCCGCACTGACGCGGATCTGGATTTGGATCTCGCTCAAGGAGTGAaggcacgcggcggcgtgtgctTTGCAGGAAGGTATCTGCGCGCTCACTCGCTCCGTGCGTACAgtgccgcctccaccgcgtCATCGGGtgggtcgaggcgggcgcgcgcggcgaatGGCCCGATATgcctgcgcgcgccatcCGGGGGGCGGTGCATGCACGCTGGACAGGGGGGCGGGGGTTGTTGGGTTGGGCGGTGGATTGGGGGTGCGCGCGGGAAGGATTTTGGCGGGTGCGCTGTTGTgtggcggccttcttgagcaGCGGGACAGACTGGGGCAGGCTATCGCGAAACCGACAGACGATGGTGTGTCACTCGCCGCTGGCATCACTTGTTGTCAGCAGCAGGCAGTCAATGCAACCACGTCCAGCCGTCGACGCAAGGGCAGAAACGCCACGGCATCATTGCGCGTGTTTGCTGTgctgctgggtgggtggcacccgccagcgcgccgccggcacatacgccccgcccccc
This window encodes:
- the Znf143 gene encoding Zinc finger protein, with protein sequence MSLLPAFDDDGTGLFDATASWVSSNTAKASANPKFVAEDFNFDFATFASAPSSNTQHHFTGDDSIEALFDFKFPSPSLPAPVAFDTGLATLAPIPTAAQHHPLQPQPQPQPSSSAQLMPAASADANALQLQVTPEQTFTPTGSPHTASAGYASPSGFQYSPTPGLTMCPTVTSTPAPRSTSRCSSRSSFSHSADVAAAERARLSTTSAVTVAAAHYNNNSSSPLPKVKKVHLCPYDGCARATRTFRSNADLQRHIRSHRGERPYACPAPNCGKAYGQQNKMVNHVRQQHPALLSVIEVGRSRSARRPGVATAAAAAAAALAASSGSLYPGMAGMMTPGLSVGPSAASSVAASPVQTPGPGPAPTMSTLSAHRHAPYHHHQPAHHALQLAAQMTTPDRRATAQPVATGPLFCAVRPQHQHQGGRWLS
- the VAS1 gene encoding Valine--tRNA ligase, mitochondrial, with protein sequence MLRHIAFATQQQLVKSITTSSTTTTCFPHTPLSISRHRPPQLLATTRLLHHSAITTMSAEEVKPAAAAPAAASPASTPASTEAGTPAEGEITSKKGAKKAAKLAEKLAKQAAKGPAQPVPAAGGAKKEKKEKKVVEAAPAEEWVNPTPKGEKKDVSGDLPAGGYDPIKVEAAHYDWWEKEGFFQPRFKADGTPLDKGTFSMAFPPPNVTGNLHIGHALTVSIQDALIRWKRMQGYSTLFVPGYDHAGIATQAVVEARLVKNEGHTRHYYGREKFLEKVWEWKDQYQANITGQMRRLGGSFDFTRVAFTMDDNLSAAVIEAFVDMHKKGLLYRANRLVNWCCYLNTSLSNLEVDQKALTGRTLLNVKGYDIKEKFEFGVITSFKYPIENSDEFIVVATTRPETMLGDTAVAVHPDDERYKHLHGKFVIHPFNGRRIPIVTDGITVDPEFGTGAVKITPAHDPNDFECAQRNNLEFISLMNDDGTYNENAAPFQGMKRFHVRNAVIEELKKKGLYVGQADNEMQIPICSRSGDVVESIMKPQWWISCKPMAEEVLKRTAAGELEIKPKSIANDWTRWMENMQDWCISRQLWWGHRCPAYIQKFDGEFADTADEKNWIVAKNLEEAQVEAEKRANGRKYTLEQDEDVLDTWFSSGLWPFSTMGWPNQTDDLKHFYPNSILETGWDILFFWVARMAFFGNQLTGQMPFKEVYCHPMVRDAWGRKMSKSTGNVIDPLDVITGQTLQKLHADLRLGNLPEKEIQKAEDGQKKLFPKGIPQCGTDALRFTLCNYTSGGRDINLEIGRVEGYRKFCNKLWNATKFALFRLGLVDLEGKRLKSTFTPNPSHKPTGKESIAEKWLLQRLNTATVNVNKALENRDFSDATNYAYRFFLNDLCDVFIEATKPLFEANEDTPEKISAQNTLYTAVENGLKLLHPFMPYVTEDMWQRLPRRAGDDTPSIMVASFPEEVAEYNFPEAEADFDLVNEVIRAARSVTGLYNLPTNGKTLEDKITVIVQAKKPEQKEMFKTQAPIIVALTKGAGQALFVTEDSEVPHGCGTETVTADVNVHIPVQGKVDAAAEVSKLEKKQAFAEQGREKILKLTQQSNYETAVREEVRAQNAEKIEKLESEIEALRLGIERFKTLL